CCCCTTGCCTTAACCCTCGAGTGCTCTGGAAGAAACCCGCTGGCGAGCCGTTAATCAAAACTGAGAAGGATGCAGTGGAGATGCACCACCTGATCCAGCCAGCccacttctccccaaaacccattttttgcatcACTGACATCAGAAAGTCCCAGTTAATatggtcataagccttctcCAGGTCAAGTTTGCATAACACACCAGCTTCATCCCCTTTCAGCAGCGAGTCTATGGCCTCTTTAGCAATTAACGCTGCGTCAAGGATTTGCCTTCCttcaacaaaggcattttgggaaGAAGACACCACCTTACTCACTACTTTCTTCAGCCTATTGGCTAGAACCTTGGCGAGAATCTTGTATAGCCCACCCACCAGGCTAATGGGTCTATAGTCACGTAAATCCTCAACCCCACCTTTCTTGGGGACTAAGACCAGAAACGTGGAGTTAAGACTTCTAACGAATTTCCCCCTctcaaaaaaatccttaaagaatCCCATTATTTCGTCTttgacaaaatcccaacaaaactGCCAGAAGGCAATAGGAAATCCATCCGGACCAGGAGCCTTGTCCCCGTTCAGCTCCGAAAGGGCCAGATACACCTCTTCCAAGGAGAACATCTCCTCCAGCCTGGCAGCCTCCTCTCTACCAATTCTATCAAACTCATACTTGGGTGCCAGCCACCAGGGTCCGATAACAAGTCCTGATAGGCCCTCACCACTCCCCTTTGAATATCTTGATCGTCTGAAAGCCAGATACCTTCGACTttaatctttttcaaacaattccTTCTACTGTTAGAGTTCGCCGTCGTATGAAAGAATCCCGTGTTCTTATCTCCTTCCTTCAACCAAATTTGTCTTGATTTCTGCCTCCACGAGATTTCCTCCATAATCGcccattttttaaattcctcCTTGGCCTCCTTTCTAGCCTCTAACTCCTGCTCGTTTAACGTTCTCTGCCTCTCCTGCTCATCTCAGAAAGAAACTTTGCCCAAAGCCATCCTCAAGTTCACCCCCACTTTACCAAAGACTTCCTTATTCCAATTCTTCAGCTTAACTTTTAAAGCCTTTAGTTTTTCTGAGAGGACAAAGCTATATGAGCCACCGCAGTTAAAGCCTTGCCACCAGCCCTTCAGAAGCTCCTTAAATCCTTCCTCCTTCAtccacatattctcaaaacgGAAAGGAATAGGACCTCTCCTAACTCCACCCCCATCTAACAGGATTGGGGAATGGTCAGACACAGCCCTCGGGAGTGTGCACTGAGTCACTCCACCAAAATGATTTTCCTACTCCTCCGAAATCAGGAAACGATTCAGTCTTGACCTGGATTGGCCATTTAACCCCCCACTCCACGTGTAAGGACCCCCCTGAAGAGGCAAATCTCTTAAAGCCAGCTCATCTAGAACCTCCGAAAACCTTCTCATAGAGCCAGACAGTCTTCCTGCTCTACTCCGCTCACTGGGAAATCTAATAACATTGAAGTCCCCGCCGATGCACCAGGGATCAGACCACAAACCTCGAATTGCACCTAACTCTTCCCAAAAAGGTTCTCTATACCTTTATGAAAAACCACATAAACCCATCCTCGCAGTTCTTGAATCGACACGAGATTGAGAAAATTCCCACTTCCAGGCCTACTAACTCCAACACTCTCTTATCCCAGAACACCACCACCCCTCCAGCTGCCCCTCTTGCATTCACAGCTCCCCATCCTAAGAATCTTCCCACGCCAAGACTGTGAATGACCCCTTGGGATATTTCTTGGATTTTGGTCTCTTGCAAGCACACCAAATCCACCTTTTGCGATCTGATTAGGGCCTTGATaaccttccttttatttttgtcattagCCCCTCTGACATTCCAAGATAGAATCTTTAGCTTCATCTAACTGTCGAGATTCTATCCCCACCAACTCTGGCCACAGAATTCTCCTTTCTAGCCCCAGAGTAATTGATAGACCACTCAAGTTTTTTCAATTCCCTATCAAACTTAGTGGTCCCTGACGTGCCCTTCTTCAAATTTTGCTCTCTTCTTTTCTTAGTCCTTAGGAGCAGATTTAGAATTTCGCCTTCAAAACCGTCCGTGGAGAAGCCCAAGAATTTACTAAACCTCGCCAAGTAACTGTCGTTCCACCGGCACCCATCCAGATCCTGAAGCATCCCCTCAAACTCCCCCCCCGGACCTTCTCCAGCCATTGGCTTCTCTCCCCTAGAGGCAAGCACCCCATTGCTGCCGTCAGCCAGAATGATACTCAACGGAATCTGCTCCTCTTCGTTGACCTCAGAAGCCGAAACACCGATGGACCCCTCATTCAACGGCATCCTTCcgaaagaagaaggagaaggagaagagagATCCCGACCCCCCATAGGAATATGATAGAGATCAACATACCTGGAAGCCTCTTCGCATAGAGCTTTGTCAGTCAAGAGCCCCCGATCCATCAACTGAGAGGAATCTCACGTCAACAAGTCCCGCGGCAACCCGACGAGGGGATCGACATCTCCTCTTGCATCTTGACTTGCACCTTTGGATGTGGGATGTGGCTGCAGAACCCGAGCCCTAGGAAGCGAGACTGGGGACTCGTTTCCATAAAAGGCCCCATCACCAGGCCCACAGGCCACACTCGACACTCCATCTCTTAAGGAGAGGGGAATGGGCCTTGGAACCCGACCCAAGTCCACCCGGCTAACAAGACAACAGTCTTGGGCCTCCCCACAGCTTAAAGCTGAAGGGCCGCAGCTCCTGCTTGGGCCTGCCAGCCCACTGCCACAAATGTCCATACTGATAGGATAGGACTCCCTACCCCCTCCCACTAGGACGACTGATCCATCAACCCATCTCCTCTCAACAGTCCCTTCTGCAGAGGCCTCATCAGAGTGAAAGAGGGGATTTCCTTCATTACGCGCCACGTTTTGTACCTCCACCTGCACCCCCAACTGCTCTACCCCCTTCCTTTGACTCCCACAGCAAGCCACCCGATGAGACCCAACGTCTTCTTCACCTGTCCTTAACCAGCCCTTCCCGGATAAGCTTCCCGTCGGAACCACCTGCGAGAACCAAGGTGCAGATTCCCACCATAGATGAAGGGAAAAGCACCCCGTCCCCAAAACTATATGAACAGAGCTAGGGACCTCCCAATCCACACGCTTCACCAAAATCCTCGCCCATTGCAACTCAGACATGGATTTGGTGCCTTCATCCATTGCTATAAATCCTCCGCACCCATctccaatatttttaaacacctcaaaACTCCAGAGATGGAGTGGGAGCCCGACCACCCTAACCCATGTCTTTGCGGCAATAGAGTCCTTAAGGGAACACCCCACCTCAGGATTCCATCTGTCCAAGATAAGCCAATTTTCCTTAATGTTTCTTTTGCCTCTGGCCAAAACTCTCTCAGCCTCTTGAGCCTGCTCGAAATCAAACAACATAATACCCCTACCCAACCCGACAATCGACAACTTCCCCTTAACCTCCCAGTTTTGGCGGGTCCAAAATCTAACGTAATCCAACTCAGGTAATGGAGCTGAGATGGAACCCCACCTCCTTATTAGACAATGTTTCAGATGTTCAAGTCTACCACGCACCTCTTTTTCCCTTACCTCTAACCACACTGACTCACCCGCCCTTCTCGGGGTCGATTTAACAGCATTTGCAAAAGATTTCATTTCCACCCTCTTTTCCCTCCACTGAACCTTTAGGACTCCCTTCGGCTTCAACGGAGCCTCTGGCATATTGGTGAGCTTTAATCCTTCTGACGGTGTCACTCCCAGACCTCTCAACCTCACAGCCAACAAATTCCATCCACTGGCCTAACCCTTCCCTTCAGGGAAGATGATGCTGTATCTTTTTGCTTCCATATATCGGACTGAGCATAGGATGAACCTCCCTGCCTTGTTCATCCGTCGTTCCATTCTAAACTTTTTGTTTCCCTCCAACCATTCAATAGCCCATCTTTGATCATCCGCCTCTCTACAACAGGTTTCAATGCCTTCCAACAGACAACGAAGACTAGCCTCCCCAAATCTAATCCAAGAATCAAAGCCCCTGCATCTCTCCCATATGCATCCTTTCAACTTTCCACCCGACTCCTCAACCTCAATCTCAAACAACTTGGACTCTACCACAAAACGACTTCTCCCCATTAACTTGAAAAGGAACTTGTTGAAGAGTTTTGAATATTTTGCAATGTTATTGAAGAGTTTTGAATATTTTACAATGTTATTTAGTTCCTTCAATGAGAATGGTGCATgaggaatgttttttttttttttttttttgatagatggTGCATGAGGAATGTGAAGACGAGAGTCATGAGACTCAAGTTAACTGTTTTCCTGCTTTTGCTGTGAAGTTGTCATTGTACACTATGGGAAATTTTTATTGTAGCTTGATCTACTAAAGcatttcaaaatggaaaattttttgtGGATGAGTGATGCCATGGTTTGAGTTCTGCGACAAAGATGAAAATTGCTGTTTCTCTTAACATCCTCATTAGAACTTTAATTTATCTGTATAAGCGTCTAGAGATATTAACTTGAAAGTTTACAGTTTCTCTTGCACTTCTAATGTTGAACTTTTGCCAATAGATTTATGGGTAATACTTTCAAACTTTTGTATGCTCATTGCATTAAGGTAATTTCCTGCCTTCCAAAAGGCATTTTAGGTGCATGCCTCAAGATGAGGTGCTGTAGCCTTAACACAAAGgaattgaggcttaagccttaaATATGCATTAGTTTAATGGGTGTTCAACTTTTGATACGTAGGGCTTGGGCTTTTATGAAACCCTATGagtataatttataaattaacttagacttatttttcaatttactAACTTATATACTTATACATAATCATCATTTAATTATTGACAGTTACAGGAAGGTTATTGATAGATTTAGGAGAGAGACCACTGTAATTGGTGGATGAAGAAGAGGAAAGGGAGAATATAGAAACTAATGGAAGGATGATAGaacaatcatgtatgataatgaTTCTTGAGAATATCCTAATAGTGATAATGATGGTGGTACTAAGAGCTATTTGCTGGAGCCTTGAGAGAGGGTTCGATTGTGGGAGAGTGAAAAAGGaactaaactaaaaatgatttattattattctatctattttatgatattttattagtattattatatgatttatttgtttatttttatttttggttttcgGATGGTGAAGCTTATGCCTTGCCTCATTTGGGAAACATACCTCAAGGCCACTGTTGCCCTTTAAAACATTGTATGATTTATTCTTTACTCTTAAGTAACAACTGGTCCTTTAGAACATATTGATGTACATTTGATTAAATAGGcttttttttgttagttttttaaGGCATATTTACCTGCCAGGCTTCATTTGAAATTCCTAATCTTGGTTTTCCAGGGAAAAATTAAGATTATGAAATTACATTGATGGCTATTTATGGCATCATCATCATGCCTTGAGTATCTCCTGAATCTTTTGAAGCATATTCTATATCTGGATTGATTcattttatgttatatttattgattgtttctgatcaattttatttatttttatgttatatttattgttttatattctgtTACACATTGTGTGCAGCATAGAAACCTCATTTTGTTTGTAATCAACTATCATaaagaaacttgtttttaattgaTACTTGACTATTGTGAAGGAAATTgtttagtgatttttttttattatgcagGTTTACTTGTGTGAAAAGATGTCACTTGTCAATGAGATGTACTTTGCTATCACTCTGGATCGTTCATCTGCGGGTCCAGTACGTTCCCAAACTCAGTTTTGGATCTTTGTGTCTGCTtttgtgaatgattttttttatttcagataggaagtttaaattatatttccCACTCTTTCTGTATCTTCATGTTTCTGCAAGTCATGTTAATACTTGCCTTTTGAAAGTTGTAAATAACAGTTATGAATGGCATTGGATGAATAATCTGAATGTTCTTTTGTAACTTCTTATAGGGACAAATGAAAGAGTGACTTCTGAACTCCACTATTTTTAGAATGATCATGTCAGATTGATGGTTAATTTCCCTGTTAAGTATACGAGCTAGAAGATCTGTGtgcctttgaaaaaaattagtataataACGGTTGGAATTTTCATTTTAGTGGCACCATTGTAAATTGAAAGAGGCCATTGGCTAATTCTCcattttatatggataaatTGTCATGGGCatctaatttcatttctattgcCCCTGTGTTCTGGATTTTGGCAGAAATGTAACAAGAAATATGTACACTGTCTGACTTATGACATGGAATTAGATGGAGAACACAATGTAGGGCACCAAATCACCCCATCATTATCCTACTAGCTAAGCTTTTTCGATCTGCTCCCTTGTTGTTGTATGCTCATTGCTCATTTTTGATGAAATGCCTGCATGAGTGAAATGACTGCCTTTAGGTTGGATATTGTTCTACTATGCCACCCAGGCATCCTTGAAAGTGCCATGCAACATGGTGTGGCACCTTGATGCTTGATCTTACACCTGGTTCAGGAGTAAGTCCAGGAAACTGGGAACAAGATTCCACTTCTTGATGTCAGTTTAAACATGATACCTTGAATGTTGGGATGGCTTGAAGGTCTTTTGGAGTGAAATGCCTGGTTGTTGTTGGTTTGTAGAAGTCAAGGTCAGGTTGTTGGGGTATCTTCTAAGATCATACAGAATATCAACATTTGAACTCTCTAATGAGTCCCATGGATCATGCATCTTGCTTACCAGGTGCATAGATGCTATCTAATCTTAAGCTTGGCATTGGTTGCACTCAAGGTGTGGTAAGTTCTCAATTAAAGCTTTCTACTCCTTTTTGGCACTATGGGGTTCAGAGATTTTTGCCACTGGAGTTATTTGGAAAGCATGGTCTCGACAAGagtggttttctttctttctttctttcattttttttttttttgggcatagGAAGCAACATTGGAAGGATGTAGATGATAAACCAGTTGAAAAAGAGAGGGGTGTCTTTAGGGAATAGATGTTACACATGTAAGAAGGAAGAATAATCCATTGATCACATGCTTCTTCATTGTGCTTCACCAGGAAATTTGTTATAGTTGGTTTTCTCTGTGTTCAGGTTACATTGGATGATGCACTTTTCAAATAGATTGATTTTGCTAATTGGAATGGGTTCTATGTGGTGTACCCTTCTTATGCTGTTCTTTTTTGCTTGGTGCCCTTACTTCTTGTGTACTTTGGCATGCCTTAGCTGCGGGCCTTTTTGTATTAtctctttttatatttacatatattatttattgagtgctttttttaaaaaaaatatatcctaCTCCAACACTTGTCTAGTTGATCGCATCCCATATTTCGATGGCCTACAGCATACATGACAATGCAGCCCAAGGTCCTCAACCAAGCTGGTAGCATACAGCACCTATTGGGTCACTACTGTGCATCAATTAGCTTGTAGCAATAAAGTGTTGTTCTGATCCAATatctgatgtaggacaaccctaggatggttgcctacactcaagggtaggtgggctagggttttatttttagggtgtaaggagaggaacaaagaatcaattttatggtagagaaaattataagataagaaatagagagaaaagaagaagtaatgaagaaaagatggaaaaccttagagtctcactaaggccttctaggagtcttacctagaagaaaatcaatggagtctcaccattgagggttgtaaccttgcaatgaaagaaaatatgatattattcatatcaaattatctctttgatttacattgattagcctatttataggcttctctaagaaatccaaagtctactaggccTCTAATAAcctatgattctaattctaattatagcatccaaagtctactaggattctaataacctatcatgactcaaattctaattatattataactcaactagctaatcctaatttaattccaagtaatattaatcctactttaattacaactaatactaattccctttcttgatatatatcttgaaaattcatcctcatcaatATCATATACCTCAAATTACACCAGCTCTTACTGCCAGGCTGTGTTGAACTGAGCAGGACCTCCACCATGACTTTTTCACTTCCATCACTGAAAGGACTACACTTCCTCCTTGCACACCATGCAACTTTTGTGACCCAGTACAGATACATCTATCACGTGAAGAAGCCAGATACATAAATATGTAATGGCAAAAACCAAGAATCTGGCTGAGAGCATGTATCCATGGTAGCTCCTCTTTGCTATGCAAACATCATGTTGACATTTATGGGGTTATTCTCTACTACCATTGCAAAAGATTCATTGGTAGCAGAGGTGTGGGAACAGGTTAGGGACAAAGGCTTTTGAAGTCCTTTTTTTTCAAGGTGGTTCCATGATTGAGAGCTTGGAGGAGTTGAGACcttttttcataaattgaaCATGAGTTTAATGAGAAGGGATGAAGGTGATAGAATGGTTTGGAAGGACTCTCAAGTGTAGCTATTCAAACTCAAGCAAGGCACGTCCACATACTTGTTATTGGAGTTGCCATGGTATTCACCATGTATTATTTTTCGCATGAAGAAACTATATCCAACCCTTGGTTCTGAGTGTTATGCACAGTGTTGGCATTTCTGTGGCCTTTTTTACAACCTCCTATAGGGCTTTTGTAATACGAAGATTAGGAATGCCTTTCAGAATGCCCAAAACCCATAAATCGCCTTGGGGGTGATTTTGTTGATGTGAAAACATGGTAGTTTGGAGGTTGGCTGCCAATTAACAGTATTTCTCCTTATCTGGAAATACTATCATTACCACTGCTCAAACAGTCATATTGAGCTTAATAAAGCAAATATTCCAACTATTGTACAATTAATTTCTATAATATCTAGAGAGTTGAAGTAAGCTTTGAGACAATCATGCCAGAAGTACCCTTGAGAACACATTTTGCTTAAAAACTGGGTCGCATTGCCCCACATTCAACTAATTCAAAGCCTAGCAATTTATGTTGCTAGTGAACTAATTTTGTGTAGCAATCTTGTGATGTTGAAAATCTTCTTCTTTCAAATGACATTTGATAGGTATGTGAGAATTAGAAGAGACAATCAGGATTTCTGCACCCTTGAAACCTATATGGATAGACAAGGCTGAGAAGCCACTTTGATCTGTTAAGAATTCTGCAAGGGTAAACTAAGCTTGCTCCTCTTGTTGTGCAAAGACAACAGTGGGAGATGCCCCTTGGCCTCTTCTTGTGCAAGCCAAGAGTGGGCATGCAGATTGCTTTGTTTGCTGTAGTTTTTTTGGGTGTCAGGACAGACTTCATGTTGGGACCTGGTAGTTTAACTTGGCCTTAGATTGAATGAATCATGGGATGGTGTCTGGCGGCCTATGGCTTATATGAATAAAGTTATTCATGGGCTGCATTTGTCTGCAGGTTCGTGAAGTCTATGTTTACTGCATTCTTGGCTACTGTTGCATTTCAAGCAAGGAGTGGTTGTGGTCCTATGGAATTCAAAGGGATTATCTCTGTTCCTTTAATTAGTAGTAATCTCTTCCAAAGGGATGATCTCTGTTCCTTTAATTAGTTGGAATCTCTTTTCTCCTCCATAgaagaaatatcatttttattatacacCAAACATGCTTTGATGTTACCTGTTAACAAATTATGGCTAGTGTTAGTTTGCATGATGACTTCCAGTTGAACTGATCTACAAGCTGTTTGTGTTATAAATTTGTGAGGATCCTTAACCCTTGAAACTGGTTACAGATAGGAATCAATAGCACTGTTCTGGATTGATCTTATACTGGATGTGTTgttatttgtatgattatttaatttagacACAAATTTTGTACACCACCACATACAGATGGCTCATATCAGTGCTTTGGTCCTGCCCATATTTGTGTGTTTTACCATTTTATCATGAAATTACACTAGAAAATATTGATCTAAATTTAAGATGTTTACTCACATATTCTGCTCTCCAGATCATAATTGCATGTAGAAAGGGAGGAACCAGCATCGAAGACCTTGCAGAGAAATTCCCTGACATGATTGTCAAGGTTATTGTCCCCAATGCTTTATTTTCATGCTTTGACATTGCTATCGAGACAGTTTCTTCTTTACCCTGTTATATTGTTAAAACAGTTGACTCACCATTTATTTCTGATCAGGTACCTATTGATGTTTTTCAAGGAATTACAGATGAAGATGCTGCTAAGGTTGTAGATGGTTTGGCTCCCAAGGTGGCAGATAGAAATGCTTCGATAGAGCAAGTGAAGAAATTATATAAGCTATTTTGTGAATGTGACTGCACACTATTGGAAGTGAGCATAAACTCCCTATTTTCAAACTCCATGAAAATTGACCATTTGTTTGATAATGTTAGATTCTTTTATCGAAAGAATCTTATTCTATTTTGTTTGAACAGATCAATCCCATCGCAGAGACTTCAGATAACCAATTAGTAGCTGCTGATGCAAAGTTGAACTTTGACGATAATGCTGCTTTTCGTCAGAAACATATATTTGCTCTTCGTGATGCAACACAGGAGGATCCTCGAGAGGTTGGGTTActtcttttaatttcttgaCCCTGTTTTATCTGTGATGTAAGTGGAAAGTAGCACATGTACATACCATAAAGGCAATCCCCCTCTCTTCACAACAACAAGGTAAAACTAAAGAACAATATGTAATATTCCATTTGTGGTTTCACTGTACAATAGGTGGCTGCTGCCAAAGCAGATTTGAACTACATCGGCTTAGATGGAGAAATTGGTTGCATGGTGAATGGTGCTGGCTTAGCAATGGCTACCATGGATATAATCAAGCTACATGGGGGAACTCCTGCCAATTTTCTAGATGTTGGAGGAAATGCTTCTGAAAGTCAGGTAATGCGAATTTTGCTTCTGATGCATATATTTAGGCATTGGCTTTCTTATTGTACTAGAAtccttttcttattttggtTTATTCCATATGATATTTCTTGGCTTGTTCTTAGAAttgtaaatatttcaattttcaaggCCAAGAAGTGTTTCTCTCTGTTTGTCTCCTTCATGCTTTGAATGCATGCATTTATGTTGTTGGCCTCCTGCTCTATACTCAGATCTTCTTTTTAAATCCTGGTTGTTTTACATTAATATTACTTTGTTTTTAGCATTGCAAATATTTCAAGGCTGACAACTCTTGCTCTTTCTCTCACATTGATGCACTTAAATACAACTCAAGTTACTGTattataaataaagatatatatttattaattcttaaattatgtGAAACAGGTGGTGGAAGCATTCAAAATATTGACTGCTGATGATAAGGTCAA
Above is a genomic segment from Vitis riparia cultivar Riparia Gloire de Montpellier isolate 1030 chromosome 7, EGFV_Vit.rip_1.0, whole genome shotgun sequence containing:
- the LOC117918693 gene encoding succinate--CoA ligase [ADP-forming] subunit beta, mitochondrial — its product is MVRGLVNKLVSRSLNVAGKWQQQQLRRLNIHEYQGAELMSKYGINVPKGVAVGSIEEVRKTIQDVFPKENELVVKSQILAGGRGLGTFKSGLKGGVHIVKTDQVEELAGKMLGQILVTKQTGPQGKVVSKVYLCEKMSLVNEMYFAITLDRSSAGPIIIACRKGGTSIEDLAEKFPDMIVKVPIDVFQGITDEDAAKVVDGLAPKVADRNASIEQVKKLYKLFCECDCTLLEINPIAETSDNQLVAADAKLNFDDNAAFRQKHIFALRDATQEDPREVAAAKADLNYIGLDGEIGCMVNGAGLAMATMDIIKLHGGTPANFLDVGGNASESQVVEAFKILTADDKVKAILVNIFGGIMKCDIIASGIVNAAKEVSLKVPVVVRLEGTNVDQGKRILKESGMALITAEDLDDAAEKAVKASGTC